One part of the Moraxella sp. FZFQ2102 genome encodes these proteins:
- the rpoD gene encoding RNA polymerase sigma factor RpoD, which yields MINETTTGSEDYPESSSQLAELIRLGKEQGYLTYAEVNDQLPDSVTESDQIEDIIQMLTDVGIQVFEVAPDDDDILLADGGSDDDMAADEAAAVLASVETEPGRTTDPVRMYMREMGTVDLLTREGEIGIAKRIEEGTREVQYIMAYWPGTVKLVLDEYQQVLDGEKKISDVVSGFLSLEDTEFELNDDAELELDTPKADAPEIDDLDDDSEDDDGDAPMDADADDSNLDPEEVRTRFEELQALYDKTQAVLEKHGRGSKQAKAAEDELANRFMLIKLNNRLSDQVMELMREVYEDVRANERRIMKLVIRRGKMPLEEFKKTFPSNETNVEWLAHRIDGKPAFAETLAKIEKDVVALQEKILAHELALKMDIRDMKAVARQMAIGEAKARRAKKDMVEANLRLVISIAKKYTNRGLQFLDLIQEGNIGLMKAVDKFEYRRGYKFSTYATWWIRQAITRSIADQARTIRIPVHMIETINKINRVSRQLLQEMGREPTPEELGERLDMDEAKVRKVLKIAKEPISMETPIGDDEDSHLGDFIEDNTISSPIENATAEGLREATREVLDNLTEREAKVLKMRFGIDMPSDHTLEEVGKQFDVTRERIRQIEAKALRKLRHPSRSEHLRSFLEND from the coding sequence ATGATCAACGAGACCACCACAGGCAGCGAAGATTACCCAGAATCATCATCACAGCTTGCAGAGCTGATTCGCCTTGGCAAAGAACAAGGCTACTTGACCTATGCCGAAGTCAATGACCAACTGCCCGACTCGGTGACCGAAAGCGACCAAATCGAAGACATCATTCAAATGCTGACCGATGTCGGCATTCAGGTCTTTGAAGTCGCCCCAGATGACGATGACATTTTGCTTGCCGATGGCGGCAGTGATGACGACATGGCGGCCGATGAAGCGGCGGCGGTATTGGCATCGGTTGAGACTGAACCGGGGCGTACCACCGATCCTGTGCGTATGTATATGCGCGAGATGGGCACGGTTGATCTGCTGACGCGCGAAGGTGAAATCGGTATCGCCAAGCGTATCGAAGAAGGCACACGCGAAGTGCAGTATATCATGGCATATTGGCCGGGTACTGTTAAGCTAGTCTTAGATGAATATCAACAAGTGCTTGATGGTGAGAAGAAAATTTCTGATGTCGTATCAGGCTTTTTGAGCCTAGAAGACACCGAATTTGAACTCAATGACGATGCAGAATTGGAGCTTGACACACCAAAAGCTGACGCACCTGAGATCGATGATCTGGACGATGACAGCGAAGATGATGACGGTGATGCACCAATGGATGCTGATGCTGATGATTCAAACCTTGACCCTGAAGAAGTGCGCACACGCTTTGAAGAGCTGCAAGCTTTGTATGACAAGACGCAAGCCGTACTTGAAAAACACGGTCGTGGTAGCAAACAGGCTAAAGCTGCCGAAGATGAGCTTGCTAACCGCTTTATGCTAATCAAGCTTAACAATCGCTTGTCAGATCAAGTGATGGAATTGATGCGCGAAGTCTATGAAGATGTCCGCGCGAACGAACGCCGCATCATGAAATTGGTGATTCGCCGTGGCAAGATGCCTTTAGAAGAATTTAAGAAAACTTTCCCAAGCAACGAAACCAATGTCGAGTGGCTTGCTCATCGTATTGATGGCAAACCTGCTTTTGCTGAGACCTTGGCAAAAATCGAAAAAGATGTCGTTGCCCTACAAGAAAAAATCCTAGCGCACGAACTTGCCCTAAAAATGGACATTCGTGACATGAAAGCTGTCGCACGCCAAATGGCAATCGGTGAAGCCAAAGCCCGCCGCGCCAAGAAGGATATGGTCGAAGCCAACTTGCGTCTAGTGATTAGCATTGCTAAAAAATACACCAACCGTGGTTTGCAGTTCCTTGACCTAATCCAAGAAGGCAACATCGGCTTGATGAAGGCGGTGGATAAGTTCGAATACCGTCGCGGTTATAAATTCTCAACCTATGCAACATGGTGGATTCGCCAAGCGATCACTCGATCGATTGCCGACCAAGCGCGCACCATCCGTATTCCTGTGCATATGATTGAGACCATCAATAAAATCAACCGCGTCAGCCGTCAGCTGCTACAGGAAATGGGTCGTGAGCCGACACCTGAAGAGTTGGGCGAACGCCTAGACATGGACGAAGCCAAAGTCCGTAAAGTGTTAAAAATCGCTAAAGAACCGATTTCGATGGAGACGCCGATCGGTGATGATGAAGATAGCCACTTGGGTGATTTTATCGAAGATAATACCATCTCAAGCCCGATTGAGAACGCGACCGCTGAAGGTTTGCGTGAAGCGACGCGCGAAGTGCTGGATAATCTGACCGAAAGAGAAGCTAAGGTACTAAAAATGCGCTTCGGTATCGATATGCCAAGCGATCACACGCTAGAAGAAGTCGGTAAGCAATTCGATGTTACGCGTGAGCGTATCCGTCAGATCGAAGCCAAAGCCCTGCGTAAGCTGCGCCATCCATCGCGCTCAGAGCATTTGCGTTCGTTCTTGGAAAATGATTAA
- a CDS encoding FUSC family protein: MTTRSPQCTTITSLLKRQINDLIRFNHQHSRAWHMPVMAAIATSFPIFLGAYFDQLSSGLVASLGAMVFLNLPYQGTFFFRMTQVLACSFGFVACYAVGLITHLEPRLTLPLLFFVTFWVALFGRYFRLTPPAGTFILMAAAIALFMPIAPLQIPFYIGLIGLGCLFSGVIACIYTLSLFAGGKQNTHSEPFVYRDDMMVDSALVATTVTASLAVALLLGMSRPYWVAVSCFTIITGMTVLSIWTKQLQRVIGTFFGMAVAWGLLLFDLNPWQVAITMLLLVVIIETLVVRNYALAIAFVTPLTILMAEYSSQVVHTANAETSVIIARFWDTLLGCVIGLLGGMIIHSRRLRPSLHRFDQRLARIFRIS; this comes from the coding sequence ATGACAACCAGATCACCACAATGCACAACGATAACATCACTACTCAAGCGGCAGATCAATGACCTAATTCGCTTTAATCATCAGCATTCTCGCGCATGGCATATGCCTGTCATGGCAGCGATCGCCACCAGTTTTCCGATTTTTCTTGGTGCGTATTTTGATCAGTTATCATCAGGGCTTGTGGCATCATTGGGCGCGATGGTATTTTTAAATTTACCTTATCAAGGCACATTCTTCTTTCGCATGACCCAAGTCTTAGCGTGTAGTTTTGGCTTTGTGGCGTGTTATGCCGTGGGTTTGATCACCCATCTAGAGCCACGATTGACCTTACCGTTGCTGTTTTTCGTTACTTTTTGGGTGGCGTTATTTGGTCGCTATTTTCGCCTTACACCACCTGCTGGGACTTTTATTCTGATGGCGGCGGCGATTGCGCTGTTTATGCCGATTGCACCGCTTCAGATTCCTTTTTATATTGGCTTGATCGGCTTGGGCTGTTTATTTTCAGGGGTGATTGCGTGTATTTATACGCTGTCTTTGTTCGCAGGCGGCAAGCAAAACACCCACAGCGAGCCTTTTGTGTATCGTGATGACATGATGGTCGATAGCGCACTGGTCGCTACGACAGTTACTGCATCATTGGCAGTGGCGCTGCTGTTGGGTATGTCGCGTCCGTATTGGGTGGCGGTGAGCTGTTTTACCATTATCACAGGCATGACGGTGCTGAGCATTTGGACCAAGCAATTACAGCGCGTGATCGGTACTTTTTTTGGCATGGCGGTGGCTTGGGGCTTGCTGCTATTTGATCTAAATCCTTGGCAAGTCGCCATTACCATGCTGCTATTGGTGGTGATTATTGAGACGCTGGTGGTGCGCAATTATGCCCTAGCGATTGCCTTTGTTACACCTTTGACCATCTTGATGGCAGAATACAGTAGCCAAGTCGTGCACACTGCCAATGCCGAGACATCGGTGATCATTGCCAGATTTTGGGATACTTTATTGGGCTGTGTGATCGGTTTGCTTGGCGGTATGATCATTCACAGTCGCCGCCTGCGCCCAAGTCTGCATCGATTTGACCAACGACTTGCGCGGATTTTTCGCATCAGCTAA
- a CDS encoding DNA-3-methyladenine glycosylase I: MTTRCTWCLSDPIYIAYHDQEWGKPVYDDDTLFALLCLEGMQAGLSWITILKRRDAYYQAFDGFDAAKIALYDDNKIDELMQNTGIIRHRAKIVAIIDNAKAYLKIKQNQSFSNYLWGITTPDGKQIDNCPSTPNDIPAQTEASIRLAKQLKKDGFKFVGATICYAFMQAVGMVNDHVAECEFRSSSH, encoded by the coding sequence ATGACCACGCGCTGCACTTGGTGCTTATCCGATCCAATCTACATCGCCTATCATGATCAAGAGTGGGGTAAGCCTGTCTATGATGACGATACGCTCTTTGCCCTGCTGTGCCTAGAGGGGATGCAGGCAGGTTTAAGCTGGATTACGATTTTAAAGCGGCGCGATGCTTATTATCAAGCCTTTGATGGCTTTGATGCTGCCAAGATTGCTTTATATGATGACAATAAAATCGATGAGCTCATGCAAAACACAGGCATCATCCGCCACCGTGCCAAGATCGTTGCCATCATTGATAATGCCAAAGCTTATCTAAAAATCAAGCAAAATCAGTCGTTTAGCAATTATCTGTGGGGTATTACCACGCCCGATGGCAAGCAAATTGACAACTGTCCTAGCACGCCAAACGACATCCCTGCCCAAACCGAAGCATCCATCAGACTTGCCAAGCAGCTGAAAAAAGATGGCTTTAAATTCGTCGGTGCAACCATCTGTTATGCCTTTATGCAAGCGGTAGGCATGGTCAATGATCATGTAGCAGAGTGTGAATTTCGTTCATCATCGCATTGA
- the cysE gene encoding serine O-acetyltransferase, which produces MSVFAKLCALKQAISEDVSAVLERDPAARTKAEVLLTYPGIHARIMHRGAHALWNADQKFLARALSHFSRCTTGIEIHPAAKIGKRFFIDHGMGVVIGETAEIGDDVTLYHGVTLGGVSWEKGAKRHPTLGNNVVVGAGAKILGGFSVGDDAKVGSNAVVVKPVPAGATMVGSAARMIVKEEPVSPTEHQAQSEHLFNAYGLKPNAKDPVASSIAALLAHIQDQDKQICELMNAVKTLDPNFTPKTIKSICKDDLSVLDDDGANDFTI; this is translated from the coding sequence ATGTCAGTATTTGCCAAACTCTGCGCGCTCAAACAAGCCATCAGTGAAGATGTCAGTGCCGTCCTAGAACGCGACCCTGCTGCTCGCACCAAAGCCGAAGTGCTGCTTACTTATCCTGGTATCCACGCGCGCATCATGCACCGTGGCGCGCACGCACTGTGGAATGCCGATCAGAAATTTTTGGCGCGTGCGCTGTCGCACTTTAGCCGCTGCACCACAGGCATCGAGATTCACCCTGCCGCCAAGATTGGCAAACGATTTTTCATCGATCATGGCATGGGTGTAGTGATCGGCGAGACTGCCGAAATCGGTGATGATGTTACTTTATATCATGGTGTCACCTTGGGTGGTGTGTCTTGGGAAAAAGGTGCAAAACGCCATCCGACATTGGGTAATAATGTCGTCGTCGGTGCAGGCGCGAAGATTTTGGGCGGCTTTAGCGTCGGTGATGATGCCAAAGTCGGCTCAAATGCCGTCGTCGTCAAGCCTGTACCAGCAGGTGCGACCATGGTCGGCAGTGCTGCACGCATGATCGTCAAAGAAGAGCCCGTCAGCCCAACCGAACACCAAGCCCAATCCGAGCATCTGTTCAATGCCTATGGACTTAAGCCCAATGCCAAAGATCCTGTGGCATCCAGCATCGCCGCCTTGCTTGCTCATATCCAAGACCAAGATAAGCAAATCTGCGAGCTGATGAACGCTGTCAAGACATTAGACCCAAATTTTACACCCAAGACCATCAAGTCTATCTGTAAAGATGATTTATCCGTACTGGATGATGATGGCGCAAATGATTTCACCATCTAA
- a CDS encoding RNA methyltransferase, whose translation MTTTAQHYLAQIRIVMVETTLPANIGSAARAMHTMSLSDLVVVNPRLPIDDTSHANAAGATQVLSAARIVPTLDDALADCSLVFAASARSRQMPRPVVTPQMAAQIAQTHFGAHSSQTDGALPTIAILFGRENHGLNNDELGMAHYHIQIPANPAYPVLNVAAAIQVIASYLYEQLGFDGNHSTKQTQGVAQISHPLDISIRSDWDEPAATHAQMASLDDAIISLMQKLNLANDQDLKHLPNRLARLTHRLQLDQKEYALIRALLAKLDQNIK comes from the coding sequence ATGACAACCACAGCCCAACACTACTTAGCACAGATCCGCATCGTCATGGTTGAGACCACCTTGCCTGCCAATATCGGCTCGGCAGCGCGCGCCATGCACACCATGAGTTTATCTGATTTGGTAGTAGTCAATCCACGCCTGCCAATCGATGACACAAGCCATGCCAATGCCGCAGGCGCAACCCAAGTGCTATCAGCGGCGCGTATCGTGCCGACGCTGGATGATGCTTTGGCGGATTGCAGCTTGGTTTTCGCTGCCAGTGCGCGCAGTCGGCAGATGCCGCGCCCTGTGGTCACGCCACAGATGGCAGCACAGATCGCACAGACGCACTTTGGTGCGCATTCATCGCAAACAGATGGCGCGTTGCCGACGATTGCCATTTTATTTGGGCGTGAAAATCATGGACTCAATAACGATGAACTTGGCATGGCGCATTATCACATCCAAATCCCTGCCAACCCTGCTTATCCTGTGCTCAATGTCGCTGCCGCCATTCAAGTCATCGCAAGCTATCTATATGAGCAGCTGGGTTTTGATGGCAATCACAGCACCAAACAAACCCAAGGCGTCGCACAGATCAGCCACCCGCTTGACATCAGCATTCGCAGCGACTGGGATGAGCCTGCCGCCACGCACGCACAGATGGCAAGCCTTGATGATGCGATCATCAGCCTAATGCAAAAGCTCAATCTTGCCAATGATCAAGATTTAAAACACCTGCCTAATCGCTTGGCGCGCTTAACGCACCGCCTGCAGCTTGACCAAAAAGAATACGCACTAATTCGCGCCCTGCTTGCTAAGCTTGACCAAAATATTAAGTAG
- the dnaE gene encoding DNA polymerase III subunit alpha — MSFVHLGVRSEYAIVDSIIRIKALVKAAVADGQTTLGLADWNNMFAVVKFYKACIGAGIKPVIGTEFVIGNAISREDEDNKFSVILYAMNNDGYQNLLRLVSDAYTERPIGANGSVSVSTPIITKEALFSRADGIIAILTSRSEIYSPLMGNHPENALPIMQAWQAVFGDRLYLGIKRTHPSDNLFNEQAIIQASSLGIPIIAHNDVRFMNPRPESTGGKDDDVSTDFDAHEARVCIASGYTLGDPNRPRIYSEAQYFKTQAEMVKLFADLPQVIENTALLASRCNVTLTLGINVLPDFPIPDGETIESFFRKTAADGLNKRLDKLYPVSERADDWEAVRKPYDERLDYELDIILKMGFPGYFLIVMDFIRWAKANGVPVGPGRGSGAGSLVAYALNITDLDPLRYDLLFERFLNPERVSMPDFDIDFCIEGRDRVIDYVARTYGRQAVSQIITFGTMAARAVVRDVTRVQGKPFGLGDRISKLIPKTPGISLDDALEQEPQLKDFITDEDNPDHDAIVEIWDMAKKLEGLTRNVGKHAGGVLIAPNRISDFSAVYCDDEGHPVSQFDKDDVEAVGLVKFDFLGLRNLTVIQAAIDNINNTRKALGEDPIDLDKLPLDDAAVYEGVLQEAKTSAVFQLESSGMKKYLAQLKPSNIEDVIAMCALYRPGPLESGMVSDFIDRKHGIQEVAYPDPNFQHDWLQPALEPTYGVIVYQEQVMQIAQILAGYTLGGADMLRRAMGKKKPEEMAKQRSTFVDGAINQGVDGALAAQIFDLVEKFAGYGFNKSHSAAYGVLAYQTAYLKHYYPAEFMAAVLTSEMDDTDQVVFLLGDCKDNFDLNVIPPSVNHSQWKFVVRDSKTVVYGLGAVKGVGEEAVNSIVAARRDGPFRDLYDFCNRVDIKKVGKRSLEALIKAGCFDILAETLKPHYIGENFDHSYQIRRGLWRQLPEAMAAADQNRQNQLAGTFDLFAEVDDGLSVAPVLDDVVWDAQDRLRYELLTLGLYLTGHPLDEYRGESSLYTTDGSVLNLSDTGFKGTSKVAGVIYDVAHFGNRSVIKIDDGTARVEFSCYNDTFARYSKILTTGKKVPAYDEEYQAVMKVDKNNPNAEPKRDMMDIANVIIAKVSVRESDDGRLFMRLQGAEPIEQARLRRLSEVHIKLPSNNVDKLHNIIALLKENSPPPQALAYQIDEDDDAPSTRHADYCVPVVLYVYDDCSISRINVNERFRLYPSEPNIARLKALVGVDHMIFR; from the coding sequence ATGTCATTTGTTCATTTGGGCGTGCGCAGTGAATACGCCATCGTCGATTCCATCATCCGTATCAAAGCATTGGTAAAAGCCGCTGTTGCTGATGGTCAAACCACGCTTGGACTTGCCGATTGGAACAATATGTTCGCTGTCGTCAAGTTTTATAAAGCCTGTATCGGTGCAGGGATCAAGCCTGTGATCGGCACGGAGTTTGTCATCGGTAATGCCATCAGTCGCGAAGATGAAGATAATAAATTCAGCGTGATTCTATACGCGATGAACAATGACGGCTACCAAAACTTGCTGCGCCTAGTGTCGGATGCTTATACCGAACGCCCGATTGGAGCCAATGGCTCGGTGAGTGTCTCAACACCGATCATCACCAAAGAAGCTCTCTTTTCTCGTGCTGATGGCATCATCGCAATCCTAACATCACGATCAGAGATCTACTCGCCGCTGATGGGCAATCACCCCGAAAACGCCCTGCCCATCATGCAAGCATGGCAAGCGGTCTTTGGTGATCGGCTGTATCTGGGCATCAAGCGCACGCACCCATCTGACAACCTATTTAACGAACAAGCCATCATCCAAGCATCATCACTTGGCATTCCCATCATCGCGCACAATGATGTACGCTTTATGAATCCGCGCCCTGAGAGCACAGGCGGCAAAGATGATGATGTCAGCACTGATTTTGATGCGCATGAAGCGCGTGTCTGTATCGCCAGTGGCTACACACTGGGCGATCCGAACCGTCCACGCATTTATAGCGAAGCACAGTATTTCAAGACCCAAGCTGAGATGGTGAAATTGTTCGCAGACTTACCGCAAGTCATCGAAAATACCGCCTTGCTTGCCAGTCGCTGCAATGTCACTTTGACGCTTGGCATCAATGTCTTGCCTGATTTTCCCATTCCTGATGGTGAGACGATTGAGTCATTTTTCCGTAAGACCGCAGCTGATGGCTTAAATAAACGCCTTGATAAGCTCTATCCTGTCAGTGAGCGTGCTGATGACTGGGAAGCGGTGCGAAAGCCCTATGATGAGCGGCTTGATTATGAGCTGGATATCATTCTTAAGATGGGGTTTCCAGGGTATTTTCTCATCGTGATGGACTTTATCCGCTGGGCGAAAGCCAATGGCGTGCCTGTCGGTCCAGGGCGTGGCTCGGGTGCAGGCTCACTGGTCGCTTATGCCTTGAACATCACCGATCTTGATCCTTTGCGCTATGATTTGCTGTTTGAGCGGTTCTTAAACCCAGAGCGCGTCTCGATGCCTGACTTTGATATTGACTTTTGTATCGAAGGGCGTGACCGTGTGATTGACTATGTCGCGCGCACTTATGGACGCCAAGCGGTCAGCCAAATCATCACCTTCGGTACGATGGCGGCGCGTGCGGTGGTGCGCGATGTCACGCGTGTGCAAGGTAAGCCCTTTGGCTTAGGCGATCGTATCTCAAAACTTATCCCCAAAACCCCTGGTATCAGCCTAGATGATGCCCTAGAGCAAGAACCGCAGCTGAAAGATTTCATCACCGATGAAGATAATCCCGATCACGATGCCATCGTTGAGATTTGGGATATGGCGAAAAAGCTTGAGGGCTTGACGCGTAATGTCGGCAAGCACGCAGGCGGCGTATTGATCGCACCCAATCGCATCAGTGATTTTAGTGCAGTGTATTGCGATGATGAAGGTCATCCTGTCAGTCAGTTCGATAAGGACGATGTCGAAGCGGTGGGCTTGGTCAAATTCGACTTCTTGGGTCTTCGAAACCTAACGGTCATCCAAGCGGCGATTGATAACATCAACAACACGCGTAAGGCGCTCGGCGAAGATCCGATTGACCTTGATAAGCTACCGCTCGATGATGCTGCGGTGTATGAAGGCGTACTTCAAGAAGCCAAAACCAGTGCCGTGTTTCAGCTAGAAAGCTCAGGCATGAAAAAATATCTAGCGCAGCTTAAGCCATCAAACATCGAAGATGTTATCGCGATGTGTGCGTTGTATCGCCCTGGTCCGCTTGAGTCGGGCATGGTCTCGGATTTTATTGACCGCAAGCATGGTATCCAAGAAGTCGCCTATCCTGATCCAAATTTTCAGCACGACTGGCTACAGCCTGCGCTTGAGCCGACTTATGGCGTCATCGTCTATCAAGAGCAGGTGATGCAGATTGCACAGATTTTGGCAGGTTATACGCTTGGTGGCGCTGATATGCTGCGCCGAGCGATGGGTAAGAAAAAACCTGAAGAAATGGCAAAGCAGCGCTCCACTTTCGTCGATGGCGCGATCAATCAAGGCGTGGATGGCGCACTTGCAGCGCAGATTTTCGATCTGGTAGAAAAGTTTGCCGGCTATGGTTTTAACAAATCGCACTCGGCTGCCTATGGCGTACTTGCTTATCAAACCGCCTACTTAAAGCACTACTACCCTGCCGAATTCATGGCGGCGGTACTGACATCAGAGATGGATGATACCGACCAAGTGGTCTTCTTGCTTGGTGATTGTAAAGATAATTTTGACCTAAATGTCATTCCGCCGAGTGTCAATCACAGCCAATGGAAATTTGTCGTCCGCGACAGCAAAACCGTTGTCTATGGTCTTGGCGCGGTCAAAGGCGTGGGCGAAGAAGCGGTAAACAGCATTGTTGCTGCGCGCCGTGATGGACCATTCCGTGATTTATACGACTTTTGTAATCGTGTGGATATTAAGAAAGTTGGTAAACGATCTTTAGAAGCATTGATCAAAGCAGGCTGTTTTGATATCCTTGCCGAGACACTAAAGCCACATTATATCGGTGAAAATTTCGATCACAGTTATCAGATCCGCCGCGGGCTGTGGCGTCAGCTGCCTGAAGCGATGGCTGCCGCCGACCAAAACCGCCAAAACCAGTTGGCAGGTACTTTTGATCTGTTTGCCGAAGTCGATGATGGCTTATCCGTTGCGCCAGTACTTGATGATGTGGTATGGGATGCCCAAGACCGCTTACGCTATGAGCTTTTGACCTTGGGGCTGTATTTGACAGGTCATCCACTTGATGAATATCGCGGTGAATCTAGTCTATATACCACCGATGGCAGTGTATTAAACCTGAGCGATACAGGCTTTAAAGGCACATCAAAAGTCGCAGGCGTGATCTATGATGTCGCGCACTTTGGTAATCGCAGCGTGATCAAAATCGATGACGGCACAGCACGCGTGGAGTTCAGCTGCTATAACGACACCTTTGCCCGCTATAGCAAGATTCTCACCACTGGCAAAAAAGTCCCTGCTTACGATGAAGAATATCAAGCGGTGATGAAAGTCGATAAAAACAACCCAAATGCCGAGCCTAAGCGCGACATGATGGACATCGCCAATGTCATCATCGCCAAAGTCAGCGTGCGCGAAAGCGATGATGGACGACTGTTCATGCGTCTACAAGGGGCTGAGCCGATCGAGCAAGCACGCCTAAGACGCTTAAGCGAAGTACACATCAAGCTGCCATCGAATAATGTAGATAAACTGCATAATATCATCGCTTTATTAAAAGAAAATAGCCCACCGCCACAGGCTTTGGCTTACCAAATCGATGAAGACGATGATGCACCAAGCACACGCCACGCGGATTACTGCGTGCCCGTTGTCTTGTATGTGTATGATGATTGTAGCATCAGCCGCATCAATGTCAATGAGCGTTTCCGCTTATATCCAAGCGAGCCGAACATCGCACGACTCAAAGCCTTGGTCGGCGTTGATCATATGATTTTTAGATAA